A window of Flavobacterium psychrophilum genomic DNA:
AGTTGTATTAGTTTATTTCTTTTTAAATATGATATTTTTTCTTCCTATAAATTTTTTAATAAATGAATCAACCGGATTGAAATTTTATTTTTGGTTTGGCACAAATATTTTAACTCTTTTATTCTATTCTTATTTAACCCATTCTATATGGAAAAATGGCAGGACCCGCAAGTTATTGCCTTCTGGATCGCGATAGTTGTTATTTTCATAGCCACACTTTTATTCTTTGTGGTTAGGATTCTGCATGCCGGTTACAAACGCATGACAGAGGCCAATCTGCGCGAAACACGCCTGCAATTAGAACATCAAAAGAAATTACTCGAAGTTAACCTACAGGCACAGGAAAAAGAACGTATGCGTATTGCCAGCGACCTGCATGACAGCCTCATTGGTAGACTTGTTGTGGTTAAGATGAAAAGCCAGATCGGGGCTACATCAGCCGATATTGACAGCATGCTTGAAGAGAGTATTGCCGAAGCGAGGCGCATATCACATGATCTTACACCGCCTTTATTAGAGTTTTCACGAATAGAAGAACTGGTCGATGACCTGGTGAGTCCGTGGAAGCATAAATTAAATATTGTATATTTAAGCGATATACGAAACACGGAAGACCTGCCGACACAATCTAAGATACAAGTACTTAGGGTAGTGCAGGAGCTTTTGGTAAATATAAACAAACATGCAGCAGCAGATAGTGTTACCGTACACCTTCGGTATACCGATAAATTGTTTACGCTTGTTGTTAAGGATAACGGCCGTGGGTTTGATACCGCAGCACTTAAAAAGGGCCTTGGCCTTGGTAACCTGGAACTCAGGGTGCAATACCTTAATGCGAATTACAAAGTAAAATCGGCACAGGGAAGGGGGACAGCAACAATTATAGCTGCATCTATATAAAATCCTGCTTATGAATAACATTACTATTGCGATCACAGACGATGACGCACTTATTGTAAGCCTCCTACAGGGTTACCTTCAAAGTATTGAAGACCTGACTGTGCAACTAACAGCTAACAGCGGTGAGGAGCTTTTGGCTTCACTTGCCTCGGCAGATACCTTACCCGATATTATCCTCCTGGATCTTAAGATGGCAGGTATGGATGGCATTGAAGTTACGCAAAACTTAAAGGAAATCTATCCCGATATAAAAGTCATCGTTATATCTTCTAATTACCAGAAACTGTTTATGGGTTTTATGCTTAAAACAGGTGTTTCGGCGTTTTTACCAAAGGGTATATCTCCGGTAGAACTAGTAGATATTATCAGGACGGTCTATAAACAGGGCTACTTTTTTAAAGAAGATCAAATGGCGGTACTTAGGGAGCAAATTCCTGCTAAGGCTCCTAAACCTGTATTACAGGACGAAGAATTGTTGTCTGAAAGAGAAAAAGATGTACTAAAGCTTATTTGCCAGCAAAAAACAGCCAAAGAAATTGGCGATGTGCTTTTTATAACGCAACGTACAGCTGAAGGCCATAAGAATAACCTGTTTGTAAAAACCGGAGCAAAAAACATAGCTGGGCTTGTTATATATGCAATACAACAGGGTGTTATGAGCGTAGAAGAGTTGCCCATTATCTAGATATGGACTTATTTATATAAACTACAAAAACCAGGTATTTTTACCTGGTTTTTTAATTCAGGTAATTTCTACCTTCGCTGTGTTGAAGGATTTAACGAGATTTGCCTAGTAAG
This region includes:
- a CDS encoding phosphoglyceromutase, with protein sequence MNNITIAITDDDALIVSLLQGYLQSIEDLTVQLTANSGEELLASLASADTLPDIILLDLKMAGMDGIEVTQNLKEIYPDIKVIVISSNYQKLFMGFMLKTGVSAFLPKGISPVELVDIIRTVYKQGYFFKEDQMAVLREQIPAKAPKPVLQDEELLSEREKDVLKLICQQKTAKEIGDVLFITQRTAEGHKNNLFVKTGAKNIAGLVIYAIQQGVMSVEELPII